In one window of Candidatus Bathyarchaeota archaeon DNA:
- a CDS encoding universal stress protein, which translates to MFKKILVAIDGSAQANLAFNFGVDLAKRDGAELLVLTVVPPLPVYIAEEGELSYFQRFIDDMEQFHNNLLTETIRDIKSNHIGLKARSVLKKGEPSRNIIEVAKEEEADLIILGNRGIGGILSWMLGSTSKRVADACTVPVLIVKNREYCEA; encoded by the coding sequence ATGTTCAAAAAGATCCTCGTGGCTATCGATGGTTCCGCCCAGGCGAATCTCGCCTTCAATTTCGGTGTGGACTTGGCTAAGAGAGACGGAGCAGAACTATTAGTGCTGACAGTTGTACCCCCTCTTCCAGTCTACATTGCGGAGGAGGGCGAACTCTCGTACTTTCAGCGTTTCATTGACGATATGGAGCAATTCCATAACAATCTGCTAACCGAGACTATCCGGGACATCAAGAGCAACCACATTGGATTGAAGGCAAGATCCGTCTTGAAGAAGGGGGAACCTTCAAGGAACATCATCGAGGTCGCGAAGGAAGAAGAGGCAGACCTCATCATCCTAGGTAATAGGGGCATCGGTGGAATCCTAAGCTGGATGCTCGGGAGCACCAGTAAAAGAGTGGCGGATGCCTGTACGGTCCCGGTGCTCATCGTGAAAAACAGGGAATACTGTGAAGCCTGA
- a CDS encoding SMP-30/gluconolactonase/LRE family protein, whose amino-acid sequence MSDRKSSFLLDGGKVKNLSTGYKFTEGPVWDASEGCLLFSDIPANRIYRWTPGGSAKIFREPSGNSNGLTLDMSRSLITCEHGTRRIGKVERDGNYTVLAETYGGRRLNSPNDAVVKSDGSIYFTDPPYGIKPEEQELLSQGVYRLEAGKKEPTLLVDDFERPNGLTFSPDERTLYIADSSDRRHVRAFNVENDGTLTDGRVFAEIRSELPGNPDGMKVDVEGNLYVATAGIWVFSEEGKHLGIIKIPEIPANLAWGGKDWKTLYITARTSLYCVKTKVEGMYSA is encoded by the coding sequence TTGAGTGATAGAAAGAGCTCATTTCTGCTCGATGGTGGTAAGGTTAAGAATCTCTCTACAGGCTACAAGTTCACCGAGGGCCCAGTCTGGGATGCCTCTGAGGGTTGCCTCCTCTTCAGCGACATCCCGGCGAACCGAATATATAGGTGGACTCCGGGAGGGTCAGCTAAGATTTTCCGGGAGCCCAGTGGGAACTCCAATGGGCTGACCCTTGACATGAGCAGAAGTCTCATAACTTGTGAACACGGCACTCGCCGGATAGGAAAGGTGGAGAGAGATGGCAACTACACAGTCCTCGCCGAAACGTATGGGGGTAGGCGCCTTAACAGCCCCAATGACGCAGTAGTTAAGTCGGACGGAAGCATCTACTTCACGGACCCACCATATGGCATAAAGCCCGAGGAGCAGGAGCTTTTGTCCCAGGGCGTCTACCGTCTCGAGGCGGGCAAAAAGGAGCCAACCCTGCTCGTCGACGACTTTGAGCGACCGAATGGTCTGACCTTCTCCCCGGATGAGAGAACACTATACATTGCCGATTCTTCCGACAGGAGGCACGTTAGGGCCTTCAACGTTGAGAACGACGGGACCTTGACAGACGGCCGTGTCTTCGCCGAAATCAGGTCGGAGCTACCCGGGAACCCCGATGGAATGAAAGTCGACGTCGAGGGCAACCTTTACGTGGCCACTGCTGGTATCTGGGTGTTTTCTGAAGAGGGTAAACATCTAGGCATAATCAAGATACCAGAGATACCGGCGAACTTGGCGTGGGGAGGCAAAGACTGGAAAACGCTCTATATAACTGCCAGAACTTCTCTCTATTGCGTTAAAACGAAGGTTGAGGGTATGTACTCGGCTTGA
- a CDS encoding aspartate/glutamate racemase family protein, with product MTPELRIGILVPSSNTIMEPDFYTMAPRGVTVHTARMRLTKVTPEALIRMAEDTEMAAGLLADAGVEIIVYGCTTGSLVKGVEWEKGLMARIKKETGIPAVSTSIAVIEALRSLGARRLGVATPYSEELNGLEKSFLETFGFKVMEIRGLGILDNLGIGQVPKATLESIIWEVADDADAVFISCTNLPVVGLIEEFEKGLGKHVVTSNQASMWAALRGRVTPGLDGYGELMRKL from the coding sequence TTGACCCCAGAGCTTCGTATAGGCATCCTCGTTCCCTCCAGTAACACTATCATGGAGCCTGATTTCTACACAATGGCCCCTAGAGGGGTCACCGTTCACACAGCCAGGATGAGGCTCACCAAAGTCACACCTGAAGCCCTGATTCGGATGGCCGAGGACACCGAGATGGCCGCCGGGCTTCTCGCCGATGCAGGGGTGGAGATCATCGTCTACGGCTGTACCACGGGCTCCTTGGTGAAAGGTGTCGAATGGGAAAAGGGTCTCATGGCGAGAATCAAGAAAGAGACGGGGATACCTGCAGTCTCTACAAGTATTGCTGTGATAGAGGCACTGAGAAGCCTAGGGGCGAGACGCTTAGGGGTGGCAACTCCCTACTCGGAGGAGCTCAACGGCCTAGAGAAGAGCTTCCTAGAGACTTTTGGATTCAAGGTGATGGAGATACGGGGCCTCGGCATTCTGGACAATCTAGGTATTGGACAGGTGCCTAAAGCGACCTTAGAGAGCATCATATGGGAGGTCGCAGATGATGCCGACGCGGTCTTCATCAGCTGCACGAATCTCCCCGTTGTTGGTCTCATCGAGGAATTCGAAAAAGGATTAGGCAAACACGTGGTCACCAGCAATCAGGCGTCAATGTGGGCAGCCCTTCGGGGCAGGGTGACCCCTGGACTCGACGGCTACGGGGAGCTAATGAGAAAACTTTGA
- a CDS encoding 2-isopropylmalate synthase, with amino-acid sequence MFDLEKVISPNLYKEVFPYDGLPRMEFEEKLVPMNLPEEIWVTDTTFRDGQQAREPYTVEQMINLFDLMHRLGGEEGVIKFTEFFLYTKRDREAVKRCLDRGYEFPKVTAWIRATKGDLELVKEINVEEVGILSSLSDYHIFYKFGWDREKTVNNHLSIAEACLKKEIIPRCHVEDATRADFQGVVIPFVQRLMLLSEEYGLPTKVRLCDTLGLGLPYPNAKLPRSIPKMIHAVTSEGDLPSEWLEFHGHNDFHQAVGISTSAWLYGCCGNNGTLLGIGERAGNTPVEGLLFQLLQLKRDTTVDTMVLKEIAEYYRDIGYLIPEFQPLVGGNFNVTRAGVHSDGMIKNPEIYTSYNMGEILGLPPKSVVGRYSGASGIAWKVNELLNIEKKNWYGKKHPAILLILETVGNQYNEGRVTAFSDREILELINKFLPHHREKAPTSIVSSLAVEKIEIVEAE; translated from the coding sequence ATGTTTGATCTCGAAAAGGTGATCAGTCCAAATTTGTATAAGGAGGTTTTTCCCTACGATGGGCTACCTCGGATGGAGTTTGAGGAGAAGCTTGTCCCAATGAACCTACCTGAAGAGATCTGGGTTACAGACACCACCTTCCGTGACGGTCAGCAGGCTAGGGAGCCCTATACCGTGGAGCAGATGATTAACCTCTTTGATCTGATGCATAGACTCGGGGGCGAGGAGGGCGTAATCAAGTTCACGGAGTTCTTCCTTTACACCAAAAGGGACAGGGAGGCAGTAAAAAGATGTCTCGACAGGGGTTATGAATTCCCAAAAGTTACGGCCTGGATCCGTGCTACTAAGGGGGACCTCGAGCTTGTGAAGGAGATCAACGTGGAGGAGGTAGGCATTCTCTCTTCTTTGTCCGATTACCATATCTTCTACAAGTTCGGGTGGGACCGGGAGAAGACCGTCAATAACCACCTCTCCATAGCAGAGGCCTGCTTAAAGAAAGAGATTATCCCCCGGTGCCACGTGGAGGACGCGACTCGGGCTGATTTTCAGGGCGTAGTGATACCCTTCGTCCAGCGACTCATGTTGCTCTCAGAGGAATATGGCCTACCTACAAAGGTCCGGCTGTGTGACACCCTCGGTCTTGGGCTGCCTTATCCCAACGCCAAGCTCCCGAGGAGCATCCCTAAGATGATACACGCTGTCACTTCAGAGGGGGATCTCCCGAGCGAGTGGCTGGAGTTTCACGGCCACAATGACTTCCATCAGGCGGTAGGAATCTCCACTTCCGCTTGGCTCTACGGATGCTGCGGTAATAACGGGACCCTCCTAGGTATTGGAGAGAGGGCGGGAAACACCCCCGTTGAGGGTCTACTATTCCAGCTCCTCCAGCTGAAGCGCGATACAACTGTAGACACGATGGTCCTGAAGGAAATCGCCGAATACTACCGTGATATAGGGTACCTCATCCCGGAGTTCCAACCCCTGGTCGGAGGGAACTTTAACGTGACAAGGGCCGGGGTCCATTCTGACGGCATGATCAAAAATCCCGAGATCTACACCAGCTACAATATGGGGGAGATCTTGGGGCTCCCGCCCAAAAGCGTGGTGGGCCGATATTCTGGGGCGAGCGGAATAGCTTGGAAGGTCAATGAGCTGCTGAACATAGAGAAGAAGAACTGGTATGGCAAGAAACATCCGGCCATCCTCCTAATCCTAGAGACCGTAGGAAACCAGTACAACGAAGGAAGGGTCACAGCTTTCTCTGACCGGGAGATTCTAGAGCTGATTAATAAGTTTCTCCCCCACCACAGGGAGAAGGCCCCGACCTCTATAGTCTCAAGTCTTGCTGTCGAAAAGATTGAAATCGTGGAAGCCGAATAA
- a CDS encoding 2-isopropylmalate synthase, whose product MKFLDTTLRDGEQTPGISLTPEKKLSVARAIDTLGVEVIEAGFACISQGEFNAVKLVANEGLDAEVCSATRGVITDIDAAIQAGVDSVNIIIPSSDLHIETKLRKTREEVLDITAAAVTHSKDHGLVAEISAEDGSRADREYLKILAGRAFEAGLDRMTICDTVGTLTPGQSFDLYSEMRGAFPGEVLGVHCHNDFGLGVANSIFALGAGIDIVHVTVNGIGERAGNTALEEIVVALKILYNRDTSVRMEKLTSVSRMVSHLTGMPVQANKAIVGANAFAHESGIHTHAISKDPTTYEAINPELVGAARRIVSGKHAGSTGLLKSLVEMGLQPSKAEFGVIMARVKNLGDSGKGVTDADLLDFAEEAMGLRVEPRIILNEYTVTTGNRITPTASVKMRLDGVTVIEESTGNGPVDATLNAVSKALPQDQQIQLDTYHVEAITGGTNAVVNVEVRLRRGNRIVNSTGVHEDIVQASIEAYLRGMNVLLVNDKNSDTT is encoded by the coding sequence GTGAAGTTTCTAGATACAACCCTCCGAGACGGGGAGCAGACCCCCGGGATCTCCTTGACACCTGAGAAGAAGCTCAGTGTAGCCAGGGCCATCGACACCCTGGGGGTCGAGGTCATAGAGGCGGGGTTTGCATGCATTTCCCAAGGGGAGTTCAATGCAGTGAAACTTGTAGCAAACGAGGGGCTCGATGCAGAAGTCTGCAGCGCTACTCGGGGGGTCATCACGGACATTGACGCCGCCATCCAAGCTGGAGTCGACAGCGTCAACATTATCATACCAAGCTCTGATCTCCACATCGAGACCAAGCTCCGCAAAACCAGGGAGGAGGTCCTAGATATTACCGCTGCGGCTGTAACCCACTCTAAGGATCATGGCCTTGTCGCAGAGATCTCAGCAGAGGACGGTTCCCGGGCCGACAGGGAGTACCTGAAAATACTCGCTGGGAGGGCCTTCGAGGCGGGTCTTGATAGGATGACCATCTGCGATACTGTGGGGACTCTGACACCCGGTCAGTCCTTCGACCTATATTCTGAGATGCGGGGAGCCTTCCCCGGAGAGGTTCTGGGGGTTCACTGTCACAACGATTTCGGTCTCGGCGTCGCGAATAGTATTTTCGCCCTTGGAGCGGGGATCGATATAGTCCATGTCACGGTCAATGGGATAGGTGAAAGAGCGGGGAACACCGCTCTTGAGGAGATAGTGGTCGCCCTCAAGATTCTCTACAATAGGGATACTAGTGTCCGCATGGAAAAGCTCACCAGCGTATCCCGGATGGTGAGCCACCTAACCGGAATGCCGGTGCAGGCTAATAAGGCCATTGTTGGGGCCAACGCCTTCGCCCACGAGTCGGGGATTCATACTCACGCCATCTCCAAGGACCCCACCACCTATGAAGCTATCAACCCCGAGCTTGTGGGGGCTGCGAGACGCATAGTCTCCGGAAAGCACGCAGGCTCTACGGGACTCTTGAAGTCTCTGGTCGAAATGGGGCTTCAGCCATCCAAGGCAGAGTTCGGAGTGATCATGGCCAGGGTGAAGAACCTCGGGGATAGCGGGAAGGGGGTAACGGACGCAGACCTCCTTGACTTCGCGGAGGAAGCTATGGGCCTCAGGGTGGAGCCCAGAATCATCCTGAATGAGTACACGGTGACCACGGGGAATAGGATCACCCCCACTGCCTCGGTGAAAATGAGACTCGACGGGGTCACCGTTATAGAGGAGTCGACGGGAAATGGGCCAGTAGACGCGACTCTCAACGCCGTGAGTAAGGCCCTCCCCCAAGACCAGCAAATCCAACTTGACACCTACCACGTCGAGGCTATTACGGGAGGGACCAACGCAGTGGTGAATGTTGAGGTCCGGCTTCGGAGGGGGAACAGGATCGTCAACTCGACAGGTGTCCACGAGGACATCGTACAGGCAAGCATCGAGGCCTATCTGAGGGGGATGAATGTCCTCCTCGTTAACGACAAGAACAGCGACACCACCTAG
- a CDS encoding 50S ribosomal protein L40e, with the protein MSLRDPFKLALARSHLVDKTVCRSCGATNPPKAVKCRKCRGKNLRPKRVKGRSG; encoded by the coding sequence ATGTCATTAAGGGATCCGTTTAAACTAGCGCTGGCACGCAGTCACTTAGTAGACAAAACCGTCTGCAGGAGTTGCGGAGCTACAAATCCTCCCAAGGCGGTAAAATGTAGAAAGTGTCGTGGCAAGAATTTAAGGCCAAAGCGAGTCAAGGGCCGATCTGGCTGA
- a CDS encoding Lrp/AsnC family transcriptional regulator gives MIDEMDEKILKEYLVDSRRSFREIARILKISPGTVVSRIRDLEEKGIITKYTAQIDYEKLGYELTVISEITVSMGMTEEVGREVTRIKGTCAIYNVTGDSDMMVIAKFKGREDLSSFTKRVLKIENVERTKTHLALITLKEDFNIL, from the coding sequence ATGATTGATGAGATGGATGAGAAGATTCTGAAGGAGTACTTGGTTGACTCCCGGAGGTCATTCAGGGAGATCGCACGAATATTGAAAATATCCCCTGGAACTGTCGTGTCGCGAATCAGGGACCTTGAGGAGAAGGGGATTATCACTAAGTACACAGCCCAGATAGATTACGAGAAGCTTGGATACGAATTGACGGTAATATCAGAGATAACTGTCTCCATGGGAATGACCGAGGAGGTAGGAAGAGAGGTCACCAGAATTAAAGGCACCTGCGCCATCTACAACGTTACCGGCGACTCTGATATGATGGTAATAGCCAAGTTCAAGGGTAGGGAGGACCTTAGCAGCTTCACCAAGAGGGTCCTAAAGATCGAGAACGTCGAACGGACGAAGACACACCTAGCTCTGATCACCCTAAAGGAGGACTTTAACATCCTCTAA
- a CDS encoding aconitate hydratase — MKLSISEKLISQHLLEGQMEPGEEIALRIDHTLIQDSTGTLADLQLEAIGVDLVKAELCLSFVDHNTLQGDHRNADDHAYLRTVAGRHGLTFSRPGNGICHQVYLERFSKPGRTLLGSDSHTPTAGGAGVLAMGAGGLDVAAAMAGEPFYLKMPIIVSIELTGSLPEFVSAKDVILEVLRRTGVKGAVEKILEYRGPGVETLSVPERGTITNMGTETGATTSIFPSDEVTKIFMETQGRGNDYQEITADADASYGEEMHINLSGLEPLVALPHSPGNVARVADVVGTPVDQVCIGSCTNSSLRDLKIVAQLLKGRKISRGISLTVSPGTRQVLDHLTESGELGYLIKAGARILECACGPCIGMGQAPATDSVSLRTFNRNFKGRCGTESAGVYLVSPETAVASAIHGVITDPRSLGHYPTIKMPRRFTVNDNLIVKPSEGKTDVEVIRGPNIRPLPEFPPLEETLEGEVLLKLGDDITTDDILPGGAHVLPLRSNIPEISKYTFKAVDPGFYARSLAKGGGFVVGGTNYGQGSSREHAAMSPKYLGVKAILAKSFARIHLTNLVNFGIVPLTFVDEDDYDKVRRGDSLRLELGNLRGDLSLENLTTGSRIRVAHGLGERNLEVLSMGGKLPYIKSRA, encoded by the coding sequence ATGAAATTAAGCATCTCGGAGAAGCTTATATCCCAGCACCTGCTCGAGGGCCAAATGGAGCCCGGGGAGGAGATAGCTCTCCGTATAGATCATACCCTCATACAGGATTCCACTGGAACGCTGGCAGATCTACAGCTAGAGGCCATTGGTGTGGATCTGGTGAAGGCCGAGCTGTGCCTTAGCTTCGTGGATCATAATACCCTGCAGGGGGATCACAGAAACGCTGACGACCACGCCTACTTGAGAACAGTGGCTGGCAGGCACGGCCTCACATTCTCTAGGCCGGGAAACGGAATCTGTCATCAGGTCTATCTCGAGAGGTTTTCCAAGCCAGGTCGCACCCTCTTAGGTAGTGATAGCCATACTCCCACCGCCGGGGGCGCGGGCGTTCTCGCTATGGGTGCCGGTGGCCTAGACGTCGCCGCTGCAATGGCGGGGGAGCCTTTCTACCTCAAAATGCCCATAATCGTGAGTATAGAGCTCACGGGATCGTTGCCCGAGTTCGTCTCGGCGAAGGATGTTATCCTTGAGGTCCTCAGGAGGACTGGCGTGAAAGGGGCGGTGGAGAAGATCCTAGAGTACAGGGGACCAGGGGTCGAGACTCTTAGCGTCCCTGAGCGAGGGACTATAACAAACATGGGAACCGAGACTGGGGCGACAACATCGATCTTTCCATCAGATGAAGTCACAAAGATATTCATGGAGACCCAGGGGCGAGGGAATGACTATCAGGAGATAACGGCCGACGCGGATGCATCCTACGGAGAGGAGATGCACATTAATCTCTCTGGGCTTGAACCCCTGGTCGCCTTACCCCATAGTCCCGGCAACGTGGCTAGGGTGGCTGATGTGGTGGGCACGCCTGTCGACCAGGTCTGTATCGGGAGCTGCACCAACTCCTCCTTAAGGGATCTCAAGATCGTGGCCCAGCTTCTGAAGGGTAGGAAGATCAGCAGGGGGATAAGCCTCACCGTCTCCCCTGGGACCAGGCAGGTCTTAGATCACCTCACTGAGAGCGGAGAGCTGGGGTATCTCATCAAAGCCGGCGCCAGGATCTTGGAGTGCGCCTGCGGTCCCTGCATAGGCATGGGACAAGCTCCAGCGACGGACTCGGTATCATTGAGGACCTTCAACCGGAACTTCAAGGGGAGGTGCGGAACAGAGTCCGCTGGAGTTTACCTTGTAAGCCCTGAGACCGCTGTAGCGTCTGCGATCCACGGGGTAATCACTGACCCTAGGAGCCTCGGCCACTATCCTACGATCAAAATGCCTAGGAGATTCACTGTCAACGACAATCTTATCGTGAAGCCCTCTGAGGGCAAAACTGATGTTGAGGTGATCAGGGGCCCGAACATACGTCCCCTCCCTGAGTTTCCTCCCCTTGAGGAGACGCTCGAGGGGGAGGTCCTGCTAAAACTGGGGGATGATATCACCACAGACGACATTCTGCCCGGAGGGGCCCACGTCCTCCCCCTGAGGAGCAATATCCCCGAAATCAGCAAATATACATTCAAGGCGGTAGACCCCGGCTTCTACGCAAGGTCCTTGGCAAAGGGAGGCGGATTTGTGGTCGGAGGTACCAATTATGGTCAGGGCTCATCGAGGGAGCACGCCGCCATGTCCCCAAAATATCTCGGGGTCAAGGCCATCCTAGCGAAATCCTTCGCCCGGATCCATCTTACTAATCTCGTGAACTTCGGAATCGTCCCGCTAACATTCGTCGACGAAGATGATTATGACAAGGTTCGTCGAGGAGATTCCCTGAGGCTGGAGTTGGGCAACCTTCGGGGAGACCTCTCGCTAGAGAACTTGACGACGGGCTCCAGAATACGGGTGGCTCACGGCCTAGGGGAGAGAAACTTGGAGGTTCTTAGTATGGGGGGAAAGCTCCCCTATATCAAGAGCCGGGCATAG
- the icd gene encoding isocitrate dehydrogenase (NADP(+)) translates to MDKVLTSPPNGDAIVVDGSRLVVPKNPIIPYIRGDGIGADITPVMLRVVDAAVEQAYGGKREISWMRVLAGEDAVESAGLTPNEAAVASASELNDLFLPKDTQKAISRYKVAIKGPLTTPVGEGFRSLNVSLRQLLNLYACVRPVRWYPGVPAPLRHPERLDVIIFRENIEDVYAGIEWKEGSPEAKKVRQFLTSVMGVEIRGDSAIGVKPVSATRSKRLVRAAIRYALANKRRSVTLVHKGNVMKFTEGAFRNWGYEVAIQEFRDSIVTEDEYGVLRYRNLYPGLNDPELVTKLKEGGYYDSDVKSLRMVLDHLDETHGGDRLLGKLLVKDRIADQMFQQLMLRPEEYDVIATLNLNGDYLSDSCAAEVGGLGIAPGANINYETGISLFEATHGSAPRHAGLNRVNPSSMILSAVLMLEYLGWGEAASMIEAALQATFADRTVTYDLHRQMEGGTLLSTSEFGEAIVRNLTHSGP, encoded by the coding sequence ATGGACAAAGTTCTCACCTCGCCACCCAACGGGGATGCTATTGTTGTCGATGGGAGCCGCCTTGTGGTGCCCAAGAATCCCATTATCCCCTATATACGGGGCGACGGGATCGGGGCCGATATCACTCCGGTGATGCTCAGGGTTGTAGATGCTGCCGTGGAGCAGGCGTACGGGGGTAAGCGGGAGATAAGCTGGATGAGGGTGCTTGCTGGGGAGGATGCAGTAGAGTCTGCCGGCCTTACACCAAATGAGGCAGCAGTGGCATCAGCCTCGGAGTTGAATGATCTCTTCCTCCCAAAGGACACTCAGAAAGCGATCTCGAGGTACAAGGTCGCGATTAAGGGACCTCTGACAACCCCCGTCGGGGAGGGTTTCAGAAGCCTGAACGTCTCTTTAAGGCAGCTTCTGAATCTCTACGCCTGCGTTCGCCCCGTGAGGTGGTACCCCGGGGTGCCTGCCCCTCTGAGGCATCCAGAGAGACTTGATGTGATCATCTTCAGGGAGAACATCGAAGACGTTTATGCGGGCATCGAGTGGAAGGAGGGCTCCCCCGAGGCTAAGAAGGTACGACAGTTCCTTACGTCGGTTATGGGGGTGGAGATCCGAGGCGACAGCGCCATCGGCGTTAAGCCCGTTAGCGCCACAAGATCCAAAAGGCTTGTGAGGGCCGCGATCAGATACGCCCTGGCAAACAAGAGGAGGAGCGTTACTTTAGTCCATAAAGGAAACGTCATGAAGTTCACCGAAGGCGCCTTCAGGAATTGGGGCTATGAGGTAGCGATCCAAGAGTTTCGGGACTCCATAGTAACTGAGGACGAATACGGAGTCCTCCGCTACCGGAACCTGTATCCGGGCCTAAATGACCCAGAACTGGTAACCAAGCTGAAGGAGGGTGGCTACTACGACTCCGATGTCAAGTCTTTGAGGATGGTCTTGGATCATCTCGATGAAACTCACGGAGGTGATAGGCTCTTAGGGAAGCTCCTGGTGAAGGACCGCATTGCAGACCAGATGTTCCAGCAGCTCATGCTCCGGCCCGAGGAGTACGACGTTATCGCCACTCTGAACCTCAACGGGGACTACTTGAGCGATTCCTGCGCCGCCGAAGTCGGGGGTCTTGGGATTGCCCCGGGTGCAAACATCAACTACGAGACTGGAATCTCTCTCTTTGAGGCCACCCACGGTTCGGCTCCTAGACACGCGGGGCTTAACCGGGTTAACCCTAGCTCAATGATCCTCTCCGCGGTATTGATGCTGGAGTATTTAGGCTGGGGGGAGGCCGCCTCAATGATTGAAGCCGCACTACAAGCTACCTTTGCAGACAGGACAGTAACCTACGATTTGCATCGCCAGATGGAAGGAGGTACCCTGCTTAGCACCTCAGAGTTCGGCGAGGCCATTGTGAGGAACTTAACTCACTCTGGACCTTAG